The Desulfovibrio piger DNA segment GGATACCGTTGTATTCCTCTTGCCACTGGAGCAGGGAACGGCCCTCCAGAAGCTTTCTTTTTTCTTCAAGCAATTGCTGCCGCCGGCTCTCTAGCTGCGCCAGTTCGGCAGCGGCGACTTCCTGACGACGGAGACGTTCCGACAGCCGGGCTTTTCCATTCTCCAGCTGCTGGCTGATCTGTTGCAGGGCCATATTCCGTTGCTGCTGCTTCTGCTCAAGGTCATGCACCCGCTGGATACCGGCCTCGATGCCGCTCAGCTGCTCTACCAGTCCGGCATCTGCCGCATGGCTCCCCAGCCAGTTCTCCACGGCGGCCTGCTCCCGGAGGAGGTCGTCGAGAGCCTGCCGCCGACTGTCGCGACGGGCCTTCAAGGAGGCAAGGGCCTGCTCCTGCTGGCGCACTTCCAGCAGGACGCGGCGCACTTCCTTTTCCGAGCTTTCCAGCTGGATGTCGAGGGCCCGGACCTGATGCAGCAACGGCGTCTGGCGGGTCTGCTCCGCTTTGGCCTGTTCAAGCTGACGGGCGTACTCCTCCTGCTTGTGCCGGGCTTCCTGCAATTTTGCCTGCAAACGGGGCAGCTCCGTAGCGTGGTTCTGCCGCTGCTCTGTCAGCAGACTTTGCTGGTGGCGCAACTGCAGCAAGGCAGAATAGCTGCCTTCCAGCCGGGCAGCCCGCTGGGCCTGCTCCAGCTGCAAAGCCTGCGGACGGAATGCCTGTTCCCGGAGGGACAATTTTTCTTCTTCCGCTTCTACCTGGGCCAGCTGGCTCCGGGCCGTATCGAGCCCCTGCAACCACTGCAAAGCTTGCTGCAGCTGCTGCGCCTGGCTCCTGGACTGACGGCCCTGCTCTTCCAGCCGGGACAGCTGCTGCCGCAGGGCCTGCTCTTCGTCCGCAGGCAGCAGGGGCTTGCCGGCCAGTTCCTTGCGCATGTCCTCCAGCAGGAGCTTTTCCTGCCGGTGCCGTTCATGCACCAGCATGGAGATACGGCTATATTTTTCCGTGCCGGTGATGCTTTCAAGGATGGGCGCCCGGCTGTCGGCCGAAGCATCCAGAAAGGCCGAAAAACCGCCCTGCGCCAGCATCATGGAACGGGTGAAACGGTCGAAGTCCAGGCCGGTGATCTCGGTGACCACTCTGGCCATATCCCTTTTCTGGGCACAGATGATCTGGCCGCTGTCCGCATCCGCGATCTCGTGCCGTGCCGCCTGGAGCCTGCCTTCCGGGGATTTTCTGGCCCGCCGCTGGCTCCAGTGGCAACGGTAACGACGCCCGGAGGCGATTTGGAAGACCACCTCCGCCATGCATTCCCCGGTCTGGCGGGACATGATCTCGTTCTCGCTGTCGCTCAGGGTCTTGAGCCGCGGCGTCCGCCCGTACAGGGCCAGACAGATGGCGTCCAGGATGGTCGTTTTGCCGGCACCCGTGGGGCCGGTGATGGCAAAGATACCGGCGGATACGAAAGCCGGCCTGGTGAGGTCTATCTCCCAGATGCCGGTCAGGGAATTGAGGTTCTGGAAACGTATGTTCTGGATACGCATGGCGGCCCCTATTCGGCGTTACTGTCGGTTTCGTGCATGGCGGTGAGGATCTCGCCGTACAGGCGCATGAGCAAGTCGGCCTGGGCGCCTTCTATCTTCCGGGCTGCAAGGCAGCGCGAAAAAACTTCCGTCTCGCTCAGCTCTTCAAGGTTCCTGCCCGTATCGTCCAGGCTTGGCTGGCTGTCCAGCAGACGTGCATTGCGGATCTTCAGGACGCGCAGCCCGCTCCCGGCCACAGCCGTCTCTACCTGCTGGCGCAGGCTGCCCTCGAGATCATCGCCGGTATAGACAACTTCCAGCCAGGCGGAACTGTCGCTGTCCCGCAGTGTTGCCAGGCGGCCGAGTATCTCGCACATGGAGCCGCTCACGCGCTCCAGCTTCTGAAATTCCGGTACAGGCAGCAGCTCCACACGGGCCGAGCGCCCGGTAAAATCTACCAGGCAGACGCTTTTGGGCTGCGAGGCCTCACCAAAGCCCATGGGCAGGGGCGAGCCGCTGTAGCGCATATGCTCCATGCCTCCTACCCGCTGCGGCACATGCAGATGGCCCAGAGCCAGATAATCGATGCACGGCGGGAAGATGGACGCCGGGACATGCGCCAGCGAGCCCACATAGAGATCACGCACGCCATCGCCATCAACGGTCTGGCCTCCGGCAGTGAACAGATGGCCCATACAGAGCAGGGGGACGTCAGGTGCCAGACGGTCCCGCAGCGCCGCCGCCTCTTCCAGGACCTGCGCGTAGTGCCGGCGGATGGCTTCCTGCATCTTGCTTTCCTTGTCGCCGCTGCTCTCCCCTTCTTCCACCAGACGCATGTCGGCATCGCGCAGGAAGGGAACGGCACAGACGATGAGCGCTACCTTGCCCTGGGCATCGCGCAGGACTTTGATTTCTTCCGCGGGATCTTCGGGCAGATTGCCCACTACATGGACATCCAGCACCTGCAGGATCTCGCGCGAAGCCCCCAGCATGGACGGCGAATCATGGTTGCCTGCAGTGATGACCACATGTCGGCAGGAGGAAAGATAGACCTGCCGCAAAAAATCATAATACAGGCGCTGGGCCCTGTTGCTGGGCGTGCCGCTATCGAAGATGTCCCCGGAAACGACCAAGACATCCACTTCTTTTTCCTGCAAAGTACGGGCAAGCCAGTCCAGGAAAGCCGAAAATTCCTCGTAGCGTTTCTGGCCGAAAAGCGAGCGGCCAAGATGCCAGTCCGATGTATGAAGTACGCGCATGAGATGAAGGCCGGTTTGATGCCGGATACGGCAGTGGAGAAAAAATGACCGCCATGTGGCGGGTCTTTTTCAGTTATAAGGCCGAAAAAAAGGCCTGTGAAGGCCCGGTAATGAAGAAAAAACATAAAAGAAACGCCCTGCTTGCGCAGGGCGTCCTTGTTAGTAAGCGCTGATGTATTCGTCCAGGCTGCCGGCGGAACAGTTCCGGCTCACCCAGAAGGCGGATGCCCAGACCATAAGGGCCGTCGCCTGGGTGTCGTCCAGACTTTTGAGCTTGCTTTCCAGGCTGGAGCGGCTGGCGCCATGCCGGGTGTGCAGGTTGTTCAGCTCACAGGCATCACTGACCCGCAGCAGCAGATAGGACAAACGCGTGTGGTCAGGCAGCAGGCGCGTATCCTTATGCGCTTCCACGATGGTTTTCAGTTCGCCTGCGGTGAACATCTGCTTGATGTTGGCCATGGCGCGGAAAAACGTATCCACGGCCCAAGGCAGGATGAATTCAGCTCCGGCGCTCTTGGTACGAAAGTAATCCTTGAGCCAGCGTTCCTGCTCGTCGTTGATGCGTGCTGCTACCTGTGGCATGGGGCCCCCGTAGGCGTCTGCGACGCCATTTTCCTGCGTTGTTTACAGGAAGCCTACCGCAGGCCCCGTCAAAATTCAAGACATTTTCTAGAAAATGTCTTGCATTCCGTACAGGCGTCCCGGCTGCTGTCCGCACAGCCAGGCAGCGGCCCGCAGGGCTCCCTGAGCGAAGGTCTCGCGCGAGTGGGCCTGATGCGTCACTTCGATGCGCTCGCCGGGGCCCATGAAGTAGACCGTGTGAACACCGACCACATCCCCGCCGCGAATGGCCTGGATGCCGATCTGCGCCT contains these protein-coding regions:
- a CDS encoding exonuclease SbcCD subunit D C-terminal domain-containing protein; protein product: MRVLHTSDWHLGRSLFGQKRYEEFSAFLDWLARTLQEKEVDVLVVSGDIFDSGTPSNRAQRLYYDFLRQVYLSSCRHVVITAGNHDSPSMLGASREILQVLDVHVVGNLPEDPAEEIKVLRDAQGKVALIVCAVPFLRDADMRLVEEGESSGDKESKMQEAIRRHYAQVLEEAAALRDRLAPDVPLLCMGHLFTAGGQTVDGDGVRDLYVGSLAHVPASIFPPCIDYLALGHLHVPQRVGGMEHMRYSGSPLPMGFGEASQPKSVCLVDFTGRSARVELLPVPEFQKLERVSGSMCEILGRLATLRDSDSSAWLEVVYTGDDLEGSLRQQVETAVAGSGLRVLKIRNARLLDSQPSLDDTGRNLEELSETEVFSRCLAARKIEGAQADLLMRLYGEILTAMHETDSNAE